From a single Ischnura elegans chromosome 7, ioIscEleg1.1, whole genome shotgun sequence genomic region:
- the LOC124161888 gene encoding glucosamine-6-phosphate isomerase-like produces MVLISGAHKVFALYKAIEEGVNHMWTVSAFQQHPRTIMICDEDTTLELRVKTVKYFKELYAVHKKLIVGEGSEQIEP; encoded by the exons ATGGTCCTTATTTCTGGAGCACACAAGGTGTTTGCGCTGTACAAGGCTATTGAGGAGGGGGTGAATCACATGTGGACTGTGTCGGCATTCCAACAGCAC CCCCGAACCATCATGATCTGTGATGAAGACACAACGCTGGAGCTTCGAGTTAAGACTGTCAAATATTTCAAG GAGTTGTATGCAGTCCATAAAAAGTTGATCGTCGGTGAAGGTTCTGAGCAGATTGAACCTTAA